Below is a genomic region from Pan troglodytes isolate AG18354 chromosome X, NHGRI_mPanTro3-v2.0_pri, whole genome shotgun sequence.
ttgcactccagcctgggtgacagtgagactccgtctcaaaaaaaaaaaaaaaaagaatggatgaaGAATGAGTTCCAGACAAGATAAGCCCAAGCTTCCAGCATGGAGGGGTTTGGGTTCGAGCTTGACTTGCTAGGCCTGGAGTTGTGAAATCTCAGAGCTACTGGTCTAAGCTCTGAGCTTCCCCAGGTGTGGCTAGCAGGTAGGAGGGCTGCTTACCTCTGAGGGGCATGGCTCCTGCGCAGCCCTGCCAGCATGTCCAGCTCCTGCATGCTGCCACGGCTGACTGAGGCAGTGGAGTTGGCAAGGCGGATGGCGCGGCGCTTGGCCCTGCGAGGGCAGCAAGAAGACAGCAGGCTTCCGGGTCCCACTGGCTGGGAAGACACAGAGGTGCTACGGCTGGTGCGGCCACCCGGTGAGACGGCTCCCAGGGCTTCACTGAAGGTGAGCTCGTCTGTGAACTCATGGCACTATGGGCAGAAGGGAGGCAGGGTCACGGGGCATCCCATGGGAGCTGATCCCACCCTCAAGCCTTTGCTCAGGCTGTTTTCTCCTTTCTGGACATtgttccctcttcccttcccttgcccaTTCTTCCAGGCTTGGCTCTCCTGTAGCCTCTTCCAGGAAGCTCTGTGTGATTTCCACAATTTGTAGTGAGCCTCCCATCCAAGGGAGAGAGCTGGCATGGCCACAGAGGGACCCCCTCTATTCTGCTATATCACCTCACATTAGGCCTCACCGTTGTCTTCTCTAGACAGTGCAGCAAGTGGTGATGTTGCTGTTCAAAGGCAGAACGGTTCCTGACACAAAGAGCCTGTTCCTCGCCACTGCCGCTGTCCTGGAGTAGATGGAGCAGAGCGATAAGGGCAGCACCTTCCTCCCCGTTATGGCTCACCCCAACCCTATCCAGGTCCCGACCCACCTCAAGGCCCCCATTCTGCTTGTACTGCAGGAAGGCATTGGTGGTACCACTCTTTGCCAATCGGATCCTTGCCAAGCGCACCTTCTGCAGAGAGAGGAGACAAAAGGTCAGGTGGGTAAGCCCCAAAGTAGACTGGCTTGGGGTGTGGGGAGTAGGAGGTGCTCGGATGGAAAGTGCGGTTACCTGCTGTGCTCGGCGCTTGTCAGCCCGCTGGTTCTGGTGGTAGATGCGGCTAAAGTTGGACACAATGACTGGCACAGGCAGGGCAATGACCAAGACGCCACTGAGTGAGCAGATGGACCCGAAAATCTTGCCAGCAATGGTGCTGGGCACCATGTCTCCGTAGCTGGAGCGAGGGGAGGTAGGCCAAGGTCAGGAAAAGTGCCCACCTACCTTTCAGTCCCCCACTCCATCCCATCTAATCCGGactagctctgtgaccctggCCAGGCACTCAAACCTTCTGAGTCCCTCAGTTTCTTGCTCTGTAAAATGCTGGGTGGTCAAGGGAGAAATGGGCCTGGCCCTCAACCCCTACCATCTGCTGCCCCTGTCCAAGCTACATACCAAGCACCTGAGTCAGCTAGAAATCTATGAAAACCAAGCAGAGGGGAGCATGAGGAAGTCACAGGCAGTGAACACAGCCTCCTGGGGAGAGAGTCCCAGCACCACAGGCCAGCCGAAGGGCTTCAAGTCCCCTGGGAGGAGCGTTTTGTTGGTTTTGGCTGCCTCTGTCTTACCTGCTCTATCTAGGTAGGACCCCTTTTCATTCCCCTATAGGGGAATCCTTGAAAACTGTCCACATATGACAAAACAGGGAGGAGCCTTGAAACCCTCCTGCCTTTCTCCATGCCACCCACCTCCCACAGAGACAGAGCAGAGCCAACCTTACTAACTTGTTCACAGAGAGCTCCCCTGAAGATCAGGGAGATTCTGTAACTGACTCGCCCAAGATCACACTGCATACTTTTGTTCTGACCGCAGAACCAATCAGAACTCCTCCAGAGAAACACAGCCTCTGCAGTCTTCAGCCTCTAAGCCTTTTCTCAGGCTGTGCCCTAGGATGGCTGTTccttatttctgcattttcactCATTTTACGCATTCAGGACTCTGCTCAAAAGTCTTTCCAACTTGGCCATTGCTGGCTCTGTGATGTGTCATCTCAGACCGTGTCCTCAACTGTGAGACATGGGCAGCCATCCACCAtcacagagttgttgtgaggactTGAATAGAGTAAAAGCCATCAAAATACTCAGTTCCAGCCCACTGTCAGCGCTCAGTATTTGTTTGTCAGTCTGATCCTGGACCTCCAACCAGAATTGGGGTTTCTACGCTTTAGAAACCCcaaatcaacttttttttgtacctctatgaagaaactgagcaaacccaattcattcagtcattccTTCAACAGATACTGAGCACCAACTGTATACCCAATCCCAGTGATGGAAACTTAGAGAAGGATCACAGCATCTACCCTAGACAGTATCTTTGGAAAGCTCATGagttcgatgattccatttgatactTTTATCCCAACTCTGTTTCTTCTGCAGggattgacaaaaaaaaaaaataataaaaatgctgaaaacatcTTGTTCTGGGAAACATCAAGGAATCACAAAGGCTCAGAAGTAGTGCCCCACACAGCAGACAATTCTAGAAGGTTGGGAGACATGGGTCCCCAAAACAGAAAAAGTGCTAGAAAGCCAACACCTATGTATCCTGCACCAGAAACATTCAGAGAACTTTCACAACTATGATGTCATTGAATCCTCTCTAGATGATGAAGGGATCAgcatttcccattttacagaggggaaaactgaggccaTGAGAAAACGACATCAACAGAAAGAGAGCAGCTAAGACAATCCTTGAACCCAAGTCTCCTGACCTAGAAAATCAAGGCATTGTCAGAGCTGGGAGGGATCTGAAGAATTAAGTCCAGCTCCCTCAGTTtgtacagatgagcaaactgaagctcaaaaagagaaagaggccaggcgtggtggctcacacctgtaatcctggcactttgggaggccaaggcaggcggatcacctgaggtcaggagtttgagaccagcctggccaacacggtgaaaccccgtctctactaaaaatacaaaaattagctgggcatggtggcgtgtacctgtaatcccagctacttgggagtctgaggcgggagaatcacttgaacccaggaagcagaggttgcagtgagctgagatcttgccactgtactccagcctgggcgacagagtaagactccatttaaaaagaaagaaagaaagaaagaaagaaagaaagaaagaaagaaagaaagaaagaaagaaagaaagaaagaaagaaagaaagaaagaaagaaagaaagaaagaaagaaagaaagaaaagagaaaggaaggaaggaaggaaggaaaagaaaagaaagaaaggaaggaaggaaagaaagaaagaaagaaagaaagaaagaaagatcattCCTTTAAACTTCCTAATTTTACAGAAAGGGTGAGTGTAATCGGGCAGCCCCCAACGCAGAGTCCACACTCACCCAAGCGTGGTCATGGTGACAATGGTATACCAGAAGGCCGCAGGGATGCTTGTAAAGTTGGTCTTGTTTGTGCCCTTCTCAGCATAAAACATGACAGTGGCAAAGATGATGATGGCCATGGTtagggaaaagaggagaaagcCCAGCTCAGAGGCACAGCTCTTGAGTGTGTAGCCCAGAATCCTCAAGCCCTGTGAGTGCCTGGAGAACTTGAAGATGCGAAACACCCGGAACACACGCAGGGTGACAAAGGCGCCAGAGACATCGTCGTTCTTGGGCACCAAAAGCCCAATGTAGTAGGGCAGGATGGCCACCACGTCGATGAGGCTCATGACACTCCGCAGGAAGCGGCAACGGCTGGGGGCGGCAAACAGCCGCAGGAGGTATTCACCTGTGAATATGAGTACACAGGCTGTGTCCATGCAGAAAAAGGCCTGTGGGAAGCGCTCGCCACAGGGCTGCTCCCTTGAGGACCTGCGTGCAGAGCCGCGGCATGGGATGGTCTCCACCACATTGGCGATGACCGACACGGCGATGAAGAAGCCGGTCACATAGTAGAAAACGAGGGCTGCGGTGCTCGTGTGTGGATTCTCGAAGGCCCGCCAGAGCCGCTGCCGCAGGGAGCTGCctgctggcagggctgggccGTCCCCGGCCTGCTCTGCCTCCTCGTCCTCTGCCAGGCGCTCGGCATTCTCCTTCTTTCGGTCCCGATACTCTTCAAGGCAGCAGTCACCGACTAGCTCGGGAACCAGGCCGTAGAAAGCCAGCTCTTCGTCGAAGGCCTGGATGCACTCCTGCCGTGGGCAGTGCAGCCGCCCCGTTCGGTAGAAGTTCAGCACATGGCGGAACATGTCAGGGTCGCGATCGAAAAAGTACTCGCCTGAGTCAGCATCGTAGAAGAATTCCTTCTCCGAGCTGCCCAGCAAGGTATCTGGGTAGCGGTCCAGCGTATTCTTCCAAGTCTCAAAGCGCCGTCCGCTCACGTTCACCACCAGAACCTCATCTCCTCGAGATGCCTTCACCCCCGGTGCCGGGGGCAGGGGTTGCTGGGCCAGGGGCAGCCAGCCCACTGCTGCTGCCCGGGCAAAAGGCAGCCACGTGGCCAGGCCTGCCGCCATCGTGCCACTCCCCAAGCCCAGGGAGACTTAGTGAGGGTGGCGTTTAGGAGAATGTGGCTGTCTCCAGGATGGTGGGGGCTTGGAGACACCTTGAGCCACCCGAACAAGGAAACTGGGGGTGTCTAGAGAGGCCAagaggaagcaggaggaagaaCTAAAGAGATGGGAAGGAGTCTGGGGGACATTTACAGAACCTAGGTGGGGCCTGGGCAATGTTCTGAGGGACTGAGAAGGGCCTTGGGGACatggagaagagcagaaaagggGTGTGGGGATGGGGCCAAGAAGGAGCTGAGGGAGGGTTTAGAGAGACTGAGATGATTCTAAAGGAGTCAGCCTGTGCCTGAGAGGTGTCTGGGGGCGTCTAGAGGGGCCAAGAAACACGTGGGGAATTCTCTGCACTCTCAAGAGTCTCAGGGAAGGCAGAAGAGCCTGGAATTCCTTTGCAGTGGTGGAGAGGAGACTGGGGCATCCAGAGGGGTAGAAATGGGACCAGAGGTGCTTGAAAGAGACTGAGAGTGCCTGGAAGTGGGGGTTCTAGAGGGGCTGAGACAGGTGAGGAGGGTTGTCCACACCCTCAAGACTTCTAGGGGAAGCATAAGAGGGTTAGACCCCCCTCATGGATCTGGAAAGGGAGCTGGTGCATCTTGAGGGGTGGCTGTGGATCCAGGAGGTTGTAAAGAGGCTGAAAGGTGTCTTGGGACTGCCTAGAGTTGCCAAGAATAGCCCGGGGGGGTGTCTATACTCTACAGGAGTTCTGGGGAAGAAAGGAGAGGCCAGAGCCTCCTAGTAGGGCTGGAGAGGGGAAGGGGTTATCTAAAGGGGTAGACAGGGGGCTGGGTTAttttttgagaggctgagagttATCTGGGGGAGGTGGGTATCTAGGGGGGCCAAGAAAGCCTGGTCGACACTCTCAGGAGTTCTACAGGGAGGAAAAAGGGGCCTGGGGAATTCCAAGGGGCCGGGACTCAAATGTTAGGAAGTTGGGCACAATCCCAGAGCACCCAGGGGATCTATGAAGACTAAATAAGAGGAAGGGTGTTAACCCCAAAATGGGATTAAGAGGGGGTGGGGTGTTGAAAGGGAGTTGGGTGTGTCTCCAGGGAGGGGGGCTCCTGGGCTTTGCAGGAAGCTGGCAGGAGAGGCCGGGAGAAGGCTGGGTCCCACCGTTGGGGGCAAGTCTGGGGAAACCACACCCCGAGGGGCTGGCGGTGTGTGCTGGGCAGTGGCAGtagcagcagcggcagcaggaggaagagaagcaaCCACAGCCAGGCATAGGAGAGAAGGTGGCATAGGCAGAGGGAGGGTGCGGGGTCCCTGGAAGGAGGCCTGGGAAGGGCAAGGTCCAGTGGGACCCCTGGGGACTATCCCAGGATGGGTTAGGGCGTGGGGGCTGGACCAGGGAAGGATGAGGACAGCGCTAGTGGTggtccccctccccctccctctcggGGCGTCCTCACCTGTGTCCCTGCTGCAGGAGCAGCAACAGCGGTGGGGCTGGGGGTACGAAACACCCCAGCTCCTGGCCCCCTCTGCAGAGCTGCCTGAGTTCTCCTCCTCTGGctctctctccccgcccctcCGAGCTTGCCGGGAGatggagaggcagggaggggcctCGTGGCTCCCTGAGCCCCCTCCCCTAGGACAGCCAGAGAGGGACCCTGGGGAGACTCCGCCTCCTACAAAGCTGGTTGGGCCTCAGTCGcgtcatctggaaaatgggggtgGCAGGGAACTTCGCCAATTCTCTCCACCTCCTTCCTGGACTCCCCTCTCTTCCTGCCCAGCTCCTACCCGCTCTGCCCCCAagggcccccacccccactcgCCTGAATCAGCAGCACTTAGCAGATCCGATCGATGGGAAGGCGTCTGTTAATGGCCCCAGAGCGGAGTGCCACAGGGAATGATGCAGCGCTGTCCCTTCCCTGCCCCCCAGACTGTGGAAAGGCAGGAGAGCCAGGAGTCGGGGGTAATTGCTGGGGAGTGTTTCTCTAGATGGCCAAGCTTCCGAAGCCGCCCCCTTGAGGGGCGCAGCATGGGTTACAGCCCCAGCTCTAAGACTTCGGCTGTGGGACTGGAGCACGGGACTTCCTGTTTTTAGATATGAAATGAGGGTAAAGGGAATGTAGAGGGGGACAATCCAGGTCCCACCCCCCTACCATCTCAGGCAGGCCCCACTCCGAGGGGGTAGTCTCTCTTATCTGTCCATATCCAGTGGCCTCAAATCACACCTCCTCCGCTAGAGGGCTCTGCTTCTGGATGGCAGGAGCACTGATTATGGAATGCCTCTGGCTAGCTATGGGTGGGTTCAAACCCCAGCTTTGCCACTGACTTGCTGCATCCTTGAGCAAGTGACTTGCATTGTTTCCTCAGTTGTCAGATGGAGAGACGTATCCCAACTTGATAGCGTCATTTGGAGCATTACATGATGTGAAAGGTGATAGCACTGGACACAGCACACACCGGGGATGCTTAATCTTAATTAAAGGAGTGTGATGACAGGGGCACTGTAATGCAGGGCCAGGCCTAGCCTTTCACCCAAGATTTACCCACCCGTGTAAACTTCCAATTGCCCATTTGGCACACTCCTGATTTGTCCATTTCTACATCCATTcctccacctacccatccacccattctcCCACCCACACAATCAATTCCTCTAtccatccctccacccacccatctgtccACTTAGTCGTTAATCtacccacccactcattcatccatttgtAAGTTCACCCCATTTGGCTGTTTGCCAATCTGTATGTATCCATCCTCTGCCCATCTCTTCCCACCCGGAACACATGCAGGGTGACATCCTCTGCCCATCTCTGTCCATACATAGCTCCACTCGTCATTTCTTCTCCCACTCTTTACCCTTCCCATTCATTAgctcatctacccatccatccattccccTAACCATTGGTCCATTTACTCCTAACCTGTCCATaaacccatccatccacctgtctACCTaaatcatccacccatccatttgtCCATAGACCTATTATCCATCTGTCCATTTACATCTCTACTATCCATCCTCTATCCACCTACCAATCTATCTACCCATTTATTCATCCaaccacctatccatccatccatttatttcccAATCTATCCATCATCAGTCCATGCAACCGTTCACTTATTCATCCATCGGTCCATCCAACCACTTATCCATCCTCCCGTCTGTCTACTCATCTATACCCACAATCCCATACATGTCTACCCATGTACATATCTGCAGGTATTTCAACTCCACTCAGTTTGAGGGGCTGGTCAGCAGTAAATGGAGACAGGCTGGATGAGGGTGGGGAAAAGAGAGTAACGTTGCAGCCAGAGACCTCCCTCCCTATTCCAATGGTGTAAACCTCCCCGCCCCCAGCATATTCCTCCTGGTTGAAAAGAACGAGACGAGACAGTCAGTGGGTGGGCCCGTCTGGCCAGATGGTATTTTGGCTGCACagcctttacacacacacacacacacacacgtgttgCTAGAACGCTGAACATGGACCACACACCCACCCAGCATCCCCAATCCCAAATGCAGAGTAGCCAGGCTCCagacataaattaaaaaataaaataaaataaaataaaaaagagttggTCTCTGGGAAGGAGAGCTCATGCAGAGATGAAGACAGAAGCCCTTGGGAGCCAGGACCAAGAAGAAGGAGAAatccctgccccttccctcagGATCCCCACTCCCTGGTGGCCTCTGCCCTAAGACAGGATCATTAACACTAACCATCAGGCCTCTAGCCCCTTTAATGTCCAGTCTCCCAAGCTATTTGATTTTGGCTCCAGCCCTCATTTTTCCACCACAGCCCAAGGGAATGGCATCCTAGGGGGTAGAAAGGGGAGGAGGTGGGTGCAGCCTGCAGGTCTTTAGCTGGTTTCTCCTGGCTCTAGGTCTGGGTCAGGAGGCCCCACGCACTCCTTGCTGAGCCGCACAATTTCCTGGGACAGAACTTCCATATCCTAAGAAACAAATGAACCATCAGGGGCCAGAGAAGGGGACAGGCTGCTCCCTTGCCAAACGTAGGGTATCATCTGTGATTTCCCTCACACCCTTTCATTAATCAATGCTCAGCTGTGTCTGGTCTGGGATGAGAAGTACTTGGAGAAGCTCACAGCACCCCCAACAGTGGGCAGGGCTCAGAAAAGTCATGAGGATGGGTGGGGAGCTACAGATAATGGGAGTGGGATGCCTCCTGTGGCATGGTGCTGCTGCAGGATACACCACCACTCTGGCCACCTGCTCTTCTAAGTGTGAGCTTGCTTCtcaaaggcaggagctgggtctgACCCCTTTCTGACTCTCAGAGATGGGGAAAGTCTTTGGGTGGCAGGTTGGGCAGAAAGATGTGTGTGTGGACCCATGGGCATGGGGGATCTATGGTAGACAAATTGGTGGACGAATGAATTGTCCAGAAGACAGATGGAGATCAACAGGTGGGCAGGCAGGTAACTGGGTGGGTGAAAGGTAACACAAGGGGCAATTGATGAGTAGATAAGAGAATGATATGTCAAGAAATGGGTGGCAGGACATGGGATAGACAATGAGATGAGTAAGTAGTAGATTGGGTAGATGGACAGATGGGCAAATGGTTGGGTGAATGTGTAGATAAATGGATGAGCGGGTACATGGAAGGAATGAATGGATAATAAGTTGATGAGAGGGTGGAAGATGAG
It encodes:
- the KCND1 gene encoding potassium voltage-gated channel subfamily D member 1 isoform X1, with the translated sequence MAAGLATWLPFARAAAVGWLPLAQQPLPPAPGVKASRGDEVLVVNVSGRRFETWKNTLDRYPDTLLGSSEKEFFYDADSGEYFFDRDPDMFRHVLNFYRTGRLHCPRQECIQAFDEELAFYGLVPELVGDCCLEEYRDRKKENAERLAEDEEAEQAGDGPALPAGSSLRQRLWRAFENPHTSTAALVFYYVTGFFIAVSVIANVVETIPCRGSARRSSREQPCGERFPQAFFCMDTACVLIFTGEYLLRLFAAPSRCRFLRSVMSLIDVVAILPYYIGLLVPKNDDVSGAFVTLRVFRVFRIFKFSRHSQGLRILGYTLKSCASELGFLLFSLTMAIIIFATVMFYAEKGTNKTNFTSIPAAFWYTIVTMTTLGYGDMVPSTIAGKIFGSICSLSGVLVIALPVPVIVSNFSRIYHQNQRADKRRAQQKVRLARIRLAKSGTTNAFLQYKQNGGLEDSGSGEEQALCVRNRSAFEQQHHHLLHCLEKTTCHEFTDELTFSEALGAVSPGGRTSRSTSVSSQPVGPGSLLSSCCPRRAKRRAIRLANSTASVSRGSMQELDMLAGLRRSHAPQSRSSLNAKPHDSLDLNCDSRDFVAAIISIPTPPANTPDESQPSSPGGGGRAGSTLRNSSLGTPCLFPETVKISSL
- the KCND1 gene encoding potassium voltage-gated channel subfamily D member 1 isoform X2, whose product is MFRHVLNFYRTGRLHCPRQECIQAFDEELAFYGLVPELVGDCCLEEYRDRKKENAERLAEDEEAEQAGDGPALPAGSSLRQRLWRAFENPHTSTAALVFYYVTGFFIAVSVIANVVETIPCRGSARRSSREQPCGERFPQAFFCMDTACVLIFTGEYLLRLFAAPSRCRFLRSVMSLIDVVAILPYYIGLLVPKNDDVSGAFVTLRVFRVFRIFKFSRHSQGLRILGYTLKSCASELGFLLFSLTMAIIIFATVMFYAEKGTNKTNFTSIPAAFWYTIVTMTTLGYGDMVPSTIAGKIFGSICSLSGVLVIALPVPVIVSNFSRIYHQNQRADKRRAQQKVRLARIRLAKSGTTNAFLQYKQNGGLEDSGSGEEQALCVRNRSAFEQQHHHLLHCLEKTTCHEFTDELTFSEALGAVSPGGRTSRSTSVSSQPVGPGSLLSSCCPRRAKRRAIRLANSTASVSRGSMQELDMLAGLRRSHAPQSRSSLNAKPHDSLDLNCDSRDFVAAIISIPTPPANTPDESQPSSPGGGGRAGSTLRNSSLGTPCLFPETVKISSL